Within the Nocardioides aurantiacus genome, the region GGCATGGGGCTCAGTGTGCCGGGCGACCCCAGGGGTCAGCGGCGCCGGGTGACCGAGACGAGCGCGGGGCGTACGTCGAGCACGTAGACCAGCGCCGCGACGATGCCCAGGATGCCGAGCAGCCCGAACACCGACGGGAAGACGAGGGCAGCCCCCACGGCCAGGCCGAGGATCAGCAGCCAGGCCGGCTTGGTGAGCTTGCCGGCCGCCTCGTAGGCCTCGGCGGGACGCAGCAGCGCATCGACCAGCGCCCAGATCTTCAGCGCGAGCAGCACGAGGAAGGAGATGGACGCGACCGCGTTCTGGAACTCGAAGATGCTGGCCACGCCCCCAGGATAGAGGGCGGACGGCAACAGGCCCCCGGGAGAGATCCCGGGGGCCTGCCGGCCCGCGCCTCTGGCGAAGGGAGGGATCACCAGAGGGCGAGCTGCCCGTCGTCCGTCGACGACGGGGGTTCAGTTCACGAGGACGCGGAGTCCGCGGTCTTCGCAGCGCTGCTCTGGGCGGAAGCAGCGGTCTTCTGCGTCGAGGCGGCGGCCTTCTGCGTGGTCGCCGCGGTCTTCTCGGCGGCCTGCGCGGTCTTCTGCGTGGTCTTCGCAGCGGCCTTGGCCGGGGCCTTCTTGGCCGCGGTCTTGGCAGCGCTCGTCTTCTTGGCCGCGGTCTTCTTGGCCGAGGTGGCGGTGTCGCTGGCCTTCTTGGCAGTCGACTTGGTGGTCAGGGCGTTGGCGCCGGCCTTCTTCGCGGTCTTGGTGGCGGGAGCCTTCTGGCCCGGGGTCCGCTTGGCCTGCGCGGTCTTGGCCCGCTCGCGGCGCACCACGGTGGAGGAGTTGGGCGCGTCACGCAGCGCGGTGACGGCCTTGTAGCCGTCCTTGCGCACGGCGGCGACGAGCTTCTCGCCCCGCTCGACGAGCTCGGTGTAGGTCTTGGTCAGCTCGGCGATGGCCTCGTCGATCTGGGCCTGGACCTTGCCCGGCAGGGCCTTGACGTCGCGCTGCAGCTCGGCCACGCGGGACTCGAACTTGCGCTGCGCGTCCTTGG harbors:
- a CDS encoding DUF2516 family protein, with the translated sequence MASIFEFQNAVASISFLVLLALKIWALVDALLRPAEAYEAAGKLTKPAWLLILGLAVGAALVFPSVFGLLGILGIVAALVYVLDVRPALVSVTRRR